One genomic segment of Halomarina pelagica includes these proteins:
- a CDS encoding LLM class flavin-dependent oxidoreductase, with the protein MTRTGVLFSLTDDLDLVRRAEAYGYESVWAAEGQGKTAFGKLERWATATDRIGLATGIVNVFSRTPAGLAQAAATLDAHSEGRAILGLGVAHPGVVEDFHGVPFDRPLDRLHEYVELVRWYLRGDGEPFEGVFFSPSRPRFWGAFEPVRREIPIYNAALGPANVRLTGQVADGWLPNLYPTSQFEEAMGWLETGAERAGRDPDDIDVAMYVLTVPDDDREAARRRAAEHVAYYLRDLPGYYDRPAEAAGFADEVASVKAAGSTAEGARRISDALVDALAVAGTPDECRDRIDRLRVAGVDLPIVRAPSGASRALEERVLETFAPEGA; encoded by the coding sequence ATGACCCGAACCGGCGTCCTGTTCTCGCTCACCGACGACCTGGATCTCGTGCGGCGGGCGGAGGCGTACGGCTACGAGAGCGTCTGGGCCGCGGAGGGCCAGGGGAAGACGGCGTTCGGGAAGCTCGAACGCTGGGCGACCGCGACCGATCGGATCGGGCTCGCGACGGGTATCGTGAACGTGTTTTCGCGGACGCCGGCCGGGCTGGCGCAGGCGGCGGCGACGCTGGACGCGCACTCCGAGGGCCGGGCGATTCTGGGCCTCGGGGTCGCCCACCCGGGAGTCGTGGAAGACTTCCACGGCGTCCCCTTCGACCGGCCGCTCGACCGCCTCCACGAGTACGTCGAACTCGTTCGGTGGTACCTCCGCGGTGACGGTGAGCCGTTCGAGGGTGTGTTTTTTTCGCCGTCGCGGCCGCGGTTCTGGGGGGCGTTCGAGCCGGTGCGTCGGGAGATCCCGATCTACAACGCGGCGCTCGGCCCCGCGAACGTCCGCCTCACCGGACAGGTCGCCGACGGCTGGCTGCCGAACCTCTACCCGACGTCTCAGTTCGAGGAGGCGATGGGATGGCTAGAGACCGGCGCTGAACGCGCCGGGCGGGATCCGGACGACATCGACGTCGCGATGTACGTACTCACCGTCCCCGACGACGACCGCGAGGCGGCGCGTCGTCGGGCCGCCGAACACGTCGCCTACTACCTGCGCGACCTCCCCGGCTACTACGATCGGCCGGCCGAGGCGGCCGGGTTCGCCGACGAGGTGGCGAGCGTGAAGGCCGCCGGATCGACGGCCGAGGGGGCGCGGCGGATCAGCGACGCCCTCGTCGACGCCCTGGCCGTCGCCGGGACGCCCGACGAGTGTCGCGACCGGATCGACCGCCTCCGCGTGGCGGGCGTCGACCTCCCCATCGTCCGGGCCCCGTCGGGCGCGAGTCGCGCCCTCGAGGAACGGGTGCTGGAGACGTTCGCACCGGAGGGCGCATGA
- a CDS encoding nuclear transport factor 2 family protein translates to MSPVHTPREVAEEFFARMEDDRRETVGELFAADAVITVPGARFDGPDAADALLEHLAPRYDWAAKRFDRWIETDTEVVSIGTLYGVDGDGEEFSGVRYVDVYEVEDGRIRRVDIWNDLAVDGVV, encoded by the coding sequence ATGTCACCCGTACACACCCCGAGGGAGGTCGCGGAGGAGTTCTTCGCCCGCATGGAGGACGACCGCCGCGAGACGGTCGGTGAACTGTTCGCCGCCGACGCCGTGATCACGGTCCCCGGCGCGCGTTTCGACGGGCCGGACGCGGCCGACGCGCTGCTCGAGCACCTCGCCCCCCGGTACGACTGGGCGGCCAAGCGGTTCGACCGCTGGATCGAGACCGACACCGAGGTCGTGAGCATCGGTACGCTCTACGGCGTCGACGGCGACGGCGAGGAGTTCTCCGGCGTCCGCTACGTCGACGTCTACGAGGTCGAGGACGGTCGAATCCGGCGCGTCGACATCTGGAACGACCTGGCCGTCGACGGGGTCGTATGA